In Sporosarcina sp. PTS2304, a genomic segment contains:
- a CDS encoding DUF503 domain-containing protein — protein sequence MIVYAECSFFIPAAASLKDKRAVLNRMKDRVKNSYNVSVAEIDHQDLWQRTTFALVAVASSKDAAEREVRRAIRLFESNPEWEMTACTVDYL from the coding sequence ATGATCGTATACGCGGAATGCTCATTCTTTATACCGGCTGCGGCATCGCTTAAAGATAAGCGAGCTGTATTAAATCGTATGAAAGATCGAGTGAAAAATTCCTATAATGTTTCTGTTGCAGAAATAGATCATCAAGATCTTTGGCAAAGGACGACTTTTGCTTTAGTAGCTGTCGCATCGTCAAAAGATGCGGCAGAGCGGGAAGTTAGAAGAGCGATTCGCCTATTCGAATCAAATCCAGAATGGGAAATGACCGCGTGTACAGTTGACTACTTATGA
- the rbfA gene encoding 30S ribosome-binding factor RbfA has product MSVRANRVAEQMKKELGDIIGQKLKDPRIGFVTVTGVDVTGDLQQAKVFISVLGTDKEREDTLIGLSKARGFIRTEIGQRIRLRKTPEIEFELDESVAYGNRIESLIRQVNDEDEL; this is encoded by the coding sequence ATGTCAGTGCGTGCAAATCGAGTTGCTGAGCAAATGAAAAAAGAATTGGGCGATATTATCGGTCAAAAGTTGAAAGATCCGCGTATAGGTTTTGTTACAGTAACAGGCGTAGACGTAACAGGAGACTTACAACAGGCTAAAGTGTTTATTTCGGTTCTAGGGACAGATAAAGAGCGCGAAGACACTTTGATTGGCTTATCAAAAGCTAGAGGGTTTATTCGGACTGAAATCGGTCAACGAATTCGTTTACGTAAAACACCAGAAATAGAATTTGAATTAGACGAATCGGTTGCTTATGGTAATCGTATCGAGAGCTTAATCCGTCAAGTGAATGATGAAGACGAGCTGTAA
- the truB gene encoding tRNA pseudouridine(55) synthase TruB, with product MNGILPLWKEKGMTSHDCVFKLRKILRTKKVGHTGTLDPEVEGVLPICIGKATKVASYITDAGKEYIATVSIGCSTETEDAQGETVASDNSQKEFSRTQIIEVLHKLTGEITQIPPMYSAVKVNGKRLYEYARKGIEVERPKRIVQIDEIELLNDEDTFTGEQVTFTIRVRCGKGTYIRTLAVQIGELLGYPAHMESLVRTASGNFRQEQCKTLAEVSKVMEEENIQSILLPIEQVLTEFPLVEISPTALDSIQNGQVLPAHPLLSTHPSILMTYEEKVLAIYQNHPTKAGLMKPEKMLLPNE from the coding sequence ATGAACGGCATATTACCTTTATGGAAAGAAAAAGGGATGACATCACATGATTGCGTCTTTAAACTTCGAAAGATTTTACGGACAAAAAAAGTAGGACATACCGGCACATTAGATCCTGAAGTAGAAGGTGTCTTACCTATCTGTATAGGAAAAGCGACAAAAGTGGCTTCTTATATAACAGATGCAGGAAAAGAGTATATTGCGACAGTATCGATCGGATGCTCTACCGAAACCGAAGATGCGCAAGGTGAGACAGTCGCAAGCGATAATTCGCAGAAAGAATTTTCAAGAACTCAAATAATAGAAGTACTACATAAGTTAACCGGTGAAATTACACAAATCCCCCCGATGTATTCAGCTGTTAAAGTAAATGGTAAACGCCTTTACGAATATGCCAGAAAAGGGATTGAAGTGGAACGTCCGAAAAGAATAGTGCAAATTGACGAAATAGAACTGTTAAATGATGAGGACACATTTACCGGGGAGCAAGTAACATTTACTATACGAGTACGGTGTGGAAAGGGTACGTATATTCGTACATTAGCTGTCCAAATTGGCGAGTTACTTGGCTATCCAGCTCATATGGAATCACTAGTACGCACTGCTTCAGGAAACTTCCGTCAAGAACAATGCAAAACACTGGCAGAAGTGTCGAAAGTAATGGAAGAGGAAAACATACAATCTATTTTATTGCCAATTGAACAAGTGTTAACAGAATTTCCTTTAGTAGAAATTAGTCCTACGGCATTAGATAGTATTCAAAATGGTCAAGTACTCCCTGCTCATCCATTATTGAGTACTCATCCGTCTATTCTAATGACATATGAAGAAAAAGTATTGGCAATATATCAAAATCATCCAACAAAAGCTGGGCTGATGAAGCCAGAAAAAATGTTATTGCCTAATGAGTAA
- the ribF gene encoding riboflavin biosynthesis protein RibF, producing MEIYRLRYPDRVDIGEKHDYSLAIGFFDGIHKGHQEVICSAKKTAEKLAIQTAVMTFDPHPSQLFSGKNIGYITPFEEKVRLLEGLHVDALFIVSFDWALASLSPQQFIDIFVKGLHVKHVTAGFDFTFGAKGAGTMEDMNRLSEGLYGTTTVSKVTFDENGKTSSTKIRQLLSEGNVEDASRLLGRPFRTVGEVVHGEKRGRQLGFPTANIQTDEEHIVPANGVYAVTCLIDGTWYNGVCNMGVKPTFHNPEHRQATAEVHLLDASMDLYGKHIAIDWLYRIRSEKKFESLDALKEQIAKDKQTAIDLLNE from the coding sequence ATGGAAATCTACAGATTACGTTACCCGGACCGAGTAGATATTGGAGAGAAGCACGACTATTCTTTAGCTATCGGTTTTTTTGATGGCATACATAAAGGACATCAAGAAGTGATTTGTTCTGCAAAAAAGACAGCGGAAAAATTAGCAATACAGACAGCTGTTATGACGTTTGATCCACATCCATCTCAGCTCTTTTCAGGCAAGAACATCGGCTATATCACTCCTTTTGAGGAAAAAGTCAGATTGTTGGAAGGTCTGCATGTAGATGCTTTATTCATCGTCAGTTTTGATTGGGCTTTGGCAAGTTTGTCTCCGCAACAGTTTATTGATATTTTCGTTAAAGGCTTACATGTTAAACATGTCACTGCAGGCTTTGATTTTACATTTGGAGCGAAAGGTGCAGGAACAATGGAGGATATGAATCGGTTATCGGAAGGATTATATGGAACGACTACTGTTTCCAAAGTAACATTCGATGAAAACGGTAAAACGTCTTCCACGAAGATTCGGCAGCTACTATCAGAAGGTAATGTAGAAGATGCTTCACGTTTATTAGGACGACCGTTCCGTACAGTAGGAGAAGTAGTTCACGGGGAAAAACGGGGACGTCAGCTTGGGTTTCCAACAGCTAATATTCAAACCGACGAAGAGCATATCGTCCCTGCGAATGGTGTCTACGCTGTGACCTGTTTAATCGATGGTACGTGGTATAACGGGGTCTGTAATATGGGAGTCAAACCTACCTTTCATAATCCAGAGCATCGTCAAGCTACAGCGGAAGTACATTTACTAGATGCTTCTATGGACTTGTACGGCAAGCATATAGCGATCGACTGGCTATATAGAATACGATCCGAAAAAAAGTTTGAATCATTGGATGCATTGAAAGAACAAATAGCGAAAGATAAACAAACGGCAATCGACTTATTAAATGAATAG
- the rpsO gene encoding 30S ribosomal protein S15 — protein MAITQERKTELINQFKTHENDTGSADVQIAILTEEINNLNGHLRTHKKDHHSRRGLYKMVGTRRRLLRYLRETNVQRYRDLIATLGLRR, from the coding sequence ATGGCTATTACACAAGAGCGCAAAACTGAGCTTATCAATCAATTCAAAACTCATGAAAATGATACTGGATCTGCTGATGTTCAGATTGCTATCCTTACTGAAGAGATCAATAACTTGAACGGTCACTTACGTACACATAAGAAAGACCACCACTCACGTCGCGGTCTGTACAAAATGGTTGGTACACGTCGTCGTCTGTTAAGATATCTACGTGAAACTAACGTTCAACGTTACCGTGATCTTATTGCAACATTAGGCTTACGCCGTTAA